The nucleotide sequence CGGCGCGGGTCCAACTGGCGGCGTAGGAACGGCAAACACATGGCCAGGCTCACGCTCGATCAACTGGTGCAGTACGTTCAGGAGATCCCCGCGCTCCCGGACGTTGCCATGAAGGTGCTTCGCATGACGGAGGACCCGCTCGTCTCCGCGCGCGAGGTCGCCGCGGCGGTCGCCGTCGACGTCGCGCTCACGTCCCGCATCCTTAAGATCGCCAACTCCGCCTACTACGGCATGTCGCGCCGCATCAGCACGGTGAACGAGGCAGTGCTCCTTCTGGGAATGCGCTCGCTGCGCAGCCTGGCCCTGGCCGCCGCGGCCTACGACACCCTGAAGCAGGAGGTGCGCGGCTACAGCCTCCCGGCCGGCGAGCTATGGCGGCACTCGGTGGCGTGTGCGCTGACGTCGCAGGTGGTGGCGCACCGCTCGCGCGCCGCCGCCGCCGAGGAGGCGTTCGTCGCCGGGTTGCTGCACGATGTCGGCAAGGTCGTGCTCAACACCTATGTCGGCGACCAGTTTCAGGCCATTCTGGCGCTCGTGGAGCTAGAGGGCATCCCCTTCCACGAGGGAGAGAAAGTCATCCTCGGCTTCGAGCACGCCGAGGTCGGCGCGCGCATCGCCGAGAAATGGAACCTGCCAGGCCACCTCTGCGGCGCGATCGCCGGCCACCACGACGTCGCACTGGGCGGCGAGAAGCCGGCGCTCGCCGCGGTCGTCCACGTCGCCAACTGCATCTGCGTAACCGAGGGGCTGGGCACGACCGGGGACGGTCTGCCGCCTACCTTCGACGAGTGCGCGCTCTCGCTCCTGAAGCTCGACGAGGCCGACGTGGAGGCCCTGACCGCCGAGGCTGTAACGATGGTCGCCGCCGCCAGCAACCCGCTGGAGGCCGCGCGTGCCTGAGGAAGCGCGCGCGCGCGCGCCGTTCGCGGGGCTCGGCGTCGAGCCACGCTCGGTTCGCGCCCTCGTCGTCGACGACTCTGCGTTCATGCGGCATATGGTGGCCGACATTCTCCGCGGAGGGGGGGTCGAGGTCGTCGGCGCGGCAGCCGGCGGCGTGGAGGGGCTCGGCCTGGTTGCGCGGCTGAAGCCGGACGTCATCACGCTCGACATCGAGATGCCGGAGATGGACGGCATCACGTTCCTGTCGGGCCTGGCGAGCGTGCGCCCGACCCCGGTGGTGGTGCTGTCCAGCCTGGCGGAGGCGGGCGCCGTCGCCACGGTGCGGTGCCTGGAGCTCGGCGCCGTCGACTGCCTGCACAAGCCCTCCGGCGCGATCAGCCTCGGCATCGACCGAATCGGCGGGGAGCTGGTCGCCAGCGTGATGGCGGCGGCGCAGGCCAGGCCGACGTTCCCGGCGCGGAGCTCCCCTGTCGCGCTCCGATCGCCGGCCGCCAGCGGCCACGGCGCGCAGCCTGCGCCGCTCCGGCCCGACGACGCCGTCGTGGTGCTGGCCTCGTCGACCGGTGGCCCGGCGGCCCTGACCGCCGTCGTTCCGCGCCTTCCAGCCGACCTGCCCGCCGCCCTGGTCATCGTCCAGCACCTGCCGGTCGGCTTCACGCGCGCCCTGGCGCGGCGGTTGGACTCGTGTTCTGCGCTCGCCGTGCGCGAAGCGGAGACGGGCATGGCCCTTCAGCGGGGGCTCGCGCTGGTGGCGCCCGCTGGATCGCACCTCGAGATGGGGCGCTCCGGTCGGGTGGTTCTGAGCGCCGACCCTCCGATCTGGGGTGTCCGGCCCGCAGCCGACGTGACGCTGCGCTCGGCAGCGCAGCGCTTCGGCGCGCGGGTGGTCGCGGTGGTGATGACCGGCATGGGCCGGGATGGGGCGCTGGGGGCCAGGGCCGTGCGGCAGCGCGGCGGGCTCTGCGTGGCCCAGAGCGAGGAGACGTGCGCGATCTACGGCATGCCGCGGGCCGCATGGGAGGCCGGGGCGGTCGAGAGGCTCATACCGCTCGACGCCATCGCGGAGCAGGTGGCAGCCGCCGTCACATCCGGCGCGGCGGCGAGGGGTGGCGGCAATGGACGACCGGTCTTCGCTTGACCCGCGGCAGCAGGCGGACTTCGACCGCTTCATGAGACGCGTGCTCAACAAGTGCGGCATCGACCTCAGCCAGTACCGGGAGGCCCAGATGCACCGGCGGCTGTGGGCCATGGTGGAGCGGTGCGGCCTGCGCACCTTCGACGAGTACTTCGGCCTCCTCGACCGCGACGCCGGGGCGTGGGCCGCGTTCCTGGACCGGATCACGATCAACGTCTCCGAGCTCTTCCGCAACCCGGACCGGTGGCGCGAGTTGCGTGACAGCGTACTGCCCGGCCTATGCCCCGATCGGCGGCCGCTGCGCGTGTGGAGCGCCGGATGCTCGTACGGCGCGGAGCCCTTCACGCTGGCGATGATCCTGGACGAGATGGCTCCCGGAGTGCGCCACCGCATCACCGCCACCGACATCGACGAGCGGATCCTCGCGAAGGCGCGCGAGGGACGGTTCACGGACGCGGACGTCCGCCATGTTCCGGCGGAGGCGAGGGGCCGCTACCTGGAGCCCCGTGGGGGCCTGTACACGGTCGCCCCGTCGTTGCGCCAGCGTGTCGACTTCCGGCGTCACAACCTGCTGGCGGACCCGTTTCCGAGCGGTCTCGACCTGATCGTGTGCCGTAACGTGATCATCTACTTCACCGAGAACGCGAAGGCAGCGCTATATCGGCGGTTCCGTGCCGCGTTGAGACCGGGAGGCGTGTTGTTTGTCGGCGGAACCGAGCGCGTGGTGAACCATCGGGAGATCGGGCTGAACGCGACGCTGCCCTTCTTCTACGTACGCGTCCAGTAGGCTTCGCCGCCGGACTTCCAGGGAGGATCGCGGGTGCCCAAGAGGATTCTGATCACCGATGACGCCATGTTCATGCGCGTCACGCTCAAGGACATACTGTCAAGGAACGGCTACGAGATCGCGGGCGAGGCGTCCAACGGCCGCGAGGCCGTCGAGCTCTACCAGTCGCTGAAGCCCGATCTGGTCACGATGGACATCACCATGCCGGACATGGACGGG is from Chthonomonadales bacterium and encodes:
- a CDS encoding HDOD domain-containing protein encodes the protein MARLTLDQLVQYVQEIPALPDVAMKVLRMTEDPLVSAREVAAAVAVDVALTSRILKIANSAYYGMSRRISTVNEAVLLLGMRSLRSLALAAAAYDTLKQEVRGYSLPAGELWRHSVACALTSQVVAHRSRAAAAEEAFVAGLLHDVGKVVLNTYVGDQFQAILALVELEGIPFHEGEKVILGFEHAEVGARIAEKWNLPGHLCGAIAGHHDVALGGEKPALAAVVHVANCICVTEGLGTTGDGLPPTFDECALSLLKLDEADVEALTAEAVTMVAAASNPLEAARA
- a CDS encoding chemotaxis response regulator protein-glutamate methylesterase, coding for MPEEARARAPFAGLGVEPRSVRALVVDDSAFMRHMVADILRGGGVEVVGAAAGGVEGLGLVARLKPDVITLDIEMPEMDGITFLSGLASVRPTPVVVLSSLAEAGAVATVRCLELGAVDCLHKPSGAISLGIDRIGGELVASVMAAAQARPTFPARSSPVALRSPAASGHGAQPAPLRPDDAVVVLASSTGGPAALTAVVPRLPADLPAALVIVQHLPVGFTRALARRLDSCSALAVREAETGMALQRGLALVAPAGSHLEMGRSGRVVLSADPPIWGVRPAADVTLRSAAQRFGARVVAVVMTGMGRDGALGARAVRQRGGLCVAQSEETCAIYGMPRAAWEAGAVERLIPLDAIAEQVAAAVTSGAAARGGGNGRPVFA
- a CDS encoding protein-glutamate O-methyltransferase CheR, with the protein product MDDRSSLDPRQQADFDRFMRRVLNKCGIDLSQYREAQMHRRLWAMVERCGLRTFDEYFGLLDRDAGAWAAFLDRITINVSELFRNPDRWRELRDSVLPGLCPDRRPLRVWSAGCSYGAEPFTLAMILDEMAPGVRHRITATDIDERILAKAREGRFTDADVRHVPAEARGRYLEPRGGLYTVAPSLRQRVDFRRHNLLADPFPSGLDLIVCRNVIIYFTENAKAALYRRFRAALRPGGVLFVGGTERVVNHREIGLNATLPFFYVRVQ
- a CDS encoding response regulator translates to MPKRILITDDAMFMRVTLKDILSRNGYEIAGEASNGREAVELYQSLKPDLVTMDITMPDMDGITALKEIRKMDPKACVLMCTAMRQRNMVMEAMGAGARDFIVKPFHEDKVLESVSKLLG